A DNA window from Arachis duranensis cultivar V14167 chromosome 3, aradu.V14167.gnm2.J7QH, whole genome shotgun sequence contains the following coding sequences:
- the LOC107479408 gene encoding LOW QUALITY PROTEIN: respiratory burst oxidase homolog protein E (The sequence of the model RefSeq protein was modified relative to this genomic sequence to represent the inferred CDS: substituted 1 base at 1 genomic stop codon), which produces MKTSSFRRCSNAEEIQLPENLGSSSPASDGGGAGHSYGAMLPVFLNNLRSNHHQELVEITLKIDDDAVVLCNVAPANSAQDASPSSVSAAGSAPVASPSSVSCASRIRRKFPWIRSASSRNSVSSESGGTVSVEDPVVTARNARRMRLQIERSRSGAQSALKGLRFISKTGCDGSSEELWKKVEERFMLLSKDGLLAREDFGECIGMEDSKEFAVGIFDTLARRKENRVSKITKEELHQFWLQISDQSFDNRLQIFFDMXVLVLLATSFRILVMNMQHLITLSASANKLSKLKEQAERYAALIMEELDPENLGYIELWQLEMLLLQKDNYMNYSRQLSSSSVSWSQNLSGSRPRSKFQRFFWTFQFLELEYWRRGWILLLWLVIMACLFAWKFYQYKNRTTFKVMGYCIPVAKGAAETLKFNMALILLPVCRNTLTWLRSTRARKFVSFDDNINFHKTIAIAIAIGVAVHAFTHLTCDFPLLINSSPEKFSLIASDFHQKKPTYASLLTSIEGATGILMVLLMLISFTLATHHFRRSALRLPPPFNKLTGFNAFWYSHHLLGLVYILLILHGYFLYLTHQWYKKTTWMYIAVPLLLYIAERSLRNRRSAHYSVKIVKVSVLPGNVFSIIMCKPTGFKYKSGQYVFLQCPNISPFEWHPFSITSAPGDEYLSVHIRTVGDWTKELKRVFTENDETLPLDSNRATLGELVQMEQRRQPKLFLDGPYGAPAQDYQSYDVLLLIGLGIGATPFISILRNLINETRVIDEMESMTETTKSGDSLNSFASSNLTPSGNKRTQRTTNAYFYWVTREPGSFEWFEGVLDQVAEMDHKGQIELHNYLTSVYEEGDARSTLITMIQALNHAKHGVDILSGTRVRTHFARPNWREVFTKIASKHRQSTVGVFYCGMPVLAKELKKLSLEMSHKTTTRFNFHKEYF; this is translated from the exons ATGAAAACGTCGTCGTTTCGGAGATGCAGCAACGCAGAAGAAATCCAGTTACCGGAAAACCTAGGAAGCTCGTCACCAGCGTCCGATGGTGGCGGCGCCGGACATTCCTACGGCGCGATGTTGCCGGTGTTCCTCAACAACCTCCGTAGCAACCACCACCAGGAGCTCGTTGAAATCACCTTAAAGATCGACGACGACGCAGTCGTGCTCTGCAACGTCGCGCCGGCAAATTCCGCCCAGGACGCATCTCCATCGTCTGTTTCCGCCGCCGGCTCTGCTCCCGTCGCATCGCCGTCGTCAGTTTCTTG TGCGTCGCGGATTCGGAGAAAGTTCCCGTGGATAAGATCGGCGTCGTCGCGGAACTCGGTATCGTCGGAGAGCGGCGGCACCGTAAGTGTTGAAGATCCAGTGGTAACAGCACGGAACGCGAGGAGGATGCGGTTACAGATTGAACGGTCGAGATCGGGCGCGCAGAGTGCGCTGAAGGGTTTGAGATTCATCAGCAAGACAGGGTGTGATGGTAGTAGTGAGGAACTGTGGAAGAAGGTGGAAGAGAGGTTCATGTTGCTCTCAAAGGATGGCTTGCTCGCTCGAGAGGACTTCGGTGAATGCATTG GGATGGAGGATTCAAAAGAATTTGCGGTGGGTATATTTGATACGTTAgctagaagaaaagaaaatagagtcaGCAAAATAACGAAGGAAGAGTTGCATCAATTCTGGTTGCAAATTTCGGATCAAAGCTTTGATAATCGCCTTCAGATTTTCTTTGACATGTAAGTATTAGTTCTCCTTGCAACATCGTTTAGAATCCTTGTCATGAACATGCAACAT CTCATAACACTCAGTGCTTCTGCAAACAAATTATCGAAGCTAAAAGAACAAGCTGAAAGATACGCTGCATTGATAATGGAAGAGTTGGACCCAGAAAACCTGGGTTATATTGAG TTGTGGCAGTTAGAAATGTTGTTACTACAAAAGGATAACTACATGAACTACAGCAGACAACTAAGTAGCAGTAGTGTAAGCTGGAGTCAGAATTTGAGTGGGTCAAGGCCCAGAAGCAAGTTCCAAAGATTCTTCTGGACATTTCAGTTCCTTGAACTAGAATATTGGAGGAGGGGCTGGATTTTGTTACTGTGGTTGGTTATCATGGCATGCCTTTTTGCTTGGAAATTTTACCAATACAAAAACAGAACAACTTTCAAAGTCATGGGCTACTGCATACCTGTGGCTAAAGGCGCTGCAGAGACTCTCAAGTTCAATATGGCTCTCATTCTTTTACCTGTTTGTCGGAACACACTGACTTGGCTTCGTTCCACAAGAGCCAGAAAGTTTGTCTCTTTTGATGATAATATTAATTTCCATAAG ACTATTGCAATTGCCATAGCTATTGGAGTTGCTGTTCATGCATTCACTCATCTGACGTGTGATTTCCCTCTACTCATAAATTCATCTCCAGAAAAATTTTCACTCATAGCTTCAGATTTCCACCAGAAAAAACCAACATACGCATCACTTCTGACCAGCATTGAAGGCGCCactggaatcttaatggttcttTTAATGCTCATCTCTTTTACACTCGCAACTCACCACTTCCGGAGAAGTGCACTCAGGCTTCCACCACCCTTTAACAAATTGACAGGCTTCAATGCATTCTGGTACTCGCACCACCTTCTTGGCCTTGTCTACATTCTGTTGATTCTCCATGGATATTTCTTATATTTGACTCATCAGTGGTATAAGAAAACG ACATGGATGTATATAGCTGTTCCACTGTTACTGTATATAGCAGAGCGCAGTCTAAGAAATCGTAGATCAGCACACTACTCAGTAAAAATTGTAAAG GTTTCGGTGCTACCAGGAAATGTCTTCAGCATAATCATGTGCAAGCCAACTGGATTCAAGTACAAGAGCGGACAGTACGTGTTTTTACAGTGTCCAAATATCTCTCCATTTGAGTG GCACCCATTTTCCATCACGTCAGCACCAGGAGATGAGTACCTAAGTGTTCACATTCGCACAGTAGGAGACTGGACAAAAGAACTCAAGCGAGTTTTCACAGAAAATGATGAAACATTACCTTTGGATAGTAATCGAGCAACACTAGGGGAGTTAGTGCAGATGGAACAAAGAAG ACAGCCAAAACTTTTCTTAGATGGCCCTTATGGAGCCCCAGCACAAGACTACCAGAGTTATGATGTATTGCTCCTCATAGGATTAGGAATTGGAGCAACTCCTTTCATTAGCATTCTCAGGAATCTTATCAATGAAACCAGAGTAATTGATGAAATG GAATCAATGACGGAAACAACAAAATCAGGAGACAGCTTAAATAGTTTTGCATCTTCAAATTTGACGCCAAGTGGAAACAAGAGAACACAAAGGACTACAAATGCTTACTTCTACTGGGTTACCAGAGAACCTGGATCTTTTGAATGGTTTGAAGGAGTGCTGGATCAAGTTGCAGAAATGGACCACAAA GGCCAAATTGAACTTCACAACTATCTTACAAGTGTCTATGAAGAGGGGGATGCAAGATCCACCTTAATTACCATGATTCAAGCACTAAACCATGCCAAACACGGGGTTGACATCCTATCAGGCACTCGA GTAAGGACGCACTTTGCTAGGCCTAACTGGAGAGAAGTTTTCACAAAGATAGCCTCTAAACATCGGCAGTCTACAGTAG GGGTGTTTTACTGCGGGATGCCAGTGTTAGCAAAGGAGTTAAAGAAGCTATCACTTGAGATGAGCCACAAGACAACTACACGTTTCAACTTTCACAAGGAGTATTTCTGA